The Gossypium hirsutum isolate 1008001.06 chromosome A03, Gossypium_hirsutum_v2.1, whole genome shotgun sequence genome contains the following window.
TCCTTTTCCAATTTTTTCTGTTCTACATTCAATCCTTTTTTAAACCAAGCACTTCCCCTGATCCTAGACATTGAAATCCTAGAAGTGGGATTTGGATCCAACATCTTACACACTAGCCTGCGTGCTTCTAAAGGGAACCAGCTAGGAAATCTGAACTCCGCTTTGCCAATTTTCCTATACAACTCCATCAAGTTTGAATCATGAAATGGGAGATAACCTGCCAATAACACGTATAACACCACTCCACAAGACCAAACATCAGCTGCTACTCCATCGTAACCTTTTCTGTTGATCACTTCAGGAGCCACATATGCAGGAGTACCGCAAGTAGTGTGAAGCAGGCCATCTTGGCGCTTTGATTCTGCTAGCGCACTTAACCCAAAGTCAGAGACCTTTAGATTCTCATTCTCATCCAACAGAATGTTCTCGGGCTTTATATCGCGGTGAAAAACACCCCTACTATGGCAAAAATCCACTGCATTGATCAGCTGAATAAAATACTTTCTTGCAACATCAACCTTTAGTCTTCCATTAGCAACTTTGTTAAAGAGCTCTCCACCTTTGCAGTATTCCATAATAAAGAAAATCTTACTTTTGGTGGCCATTACCTCATAAAGCTGCACGATATTAGGATGCCTAGCAATTCTCATCACTGAAATCTCTCGCTTGATCTGATTAATCATACCAACTCTCATGACCTTGTCTTTGTCTATCACTTTAATGGCCACACTCATGTTGTTTTGTATACACCTTGCATAATATACTTTTGCAAAGGTACCTTGGCCAAGTAACCGACCAATTTCATACCTTTGTGTTAACACACTTGGTTTATTTTCCATTCCGAACTAAACTAATATATAGAGATATCAACTAACCCTGGCAAGCACAACTTATGTAATTTACACAGCAGGTAGTTCTGGTATTATAATGAGCTCAACCGTCTCCGCAAAGTTCACGCAATACCAGAAAAGGTGCTCTCGTATCACTTATATGCCAATTCTGCTTCTGTGCATGGAGAGTTAGTGATGGTTCGCCAATAACTCCAAATCCAGAATCATCAAAGATGAAAAAGGATCGAAAAGCCGTAAGCTCATCAACTTCAAAAATGGAATTTTGAACGATGAGGCACATCTTCCAGCATTCCCAGGCTTTTTACCCTCTCTTTGGGAACCAACTTGAGAGCGCTGAAAGGATTTACCAGAGGAAATCCGAAGGACcctcaatcaaaattttaacaattactTGTCAGAATTTGAAGTCGATTCGAAACCTGCAAAGAGAATAATTATACACCTTCAATATCTTAACTTCGAAtacataaaccaaaaaaaaaaaacacagatgGCCGCAGAGAAGTTCATCATTTCCAGCTATTGCCCACAAATGAAACTCAGTTCAATTAGAATACAAGATTGCAAGATATTCAATATTCATTGtgcagaaaaaaaaaggggggacaaaatttaaaccaaaaggTAAAATTTTGCATTCAAGATGGACGAAATAACAAGTCAATCAATATCCCACCATCAAAGCATAAATCAAATGGCAATAAGGAGAATCAAAGAAGGCAGATTCAATAAAAAATCCCTCATAATAAAGAAATACCTTCTTTTTTCTGGGTTTTGGAGGACGAACACTGATCCCAATCCTTGAGATTATTATGTTGAAGCTGTTTTTTGACAGGAATAAAAATAATCAGAGCTTTGCTTAATTATAAgggttttgtatttttttaaagttaaaatatgccGATAGTCACTGAGcttttgaaaattatgaatttagtctctatacttgtatttctagtaatttagtctcactatttttttttattttaaaattcaggccCAATGGTTAATTACAACTAAGTGAGTAGTATTTTTTAAGGGTGAACAAAACTTAATTTGAtccgaaaaaataaaaataaaattgaattttaagttaatcgAATCTAGTTATtcgaataagtaattcaagttttgagttcaaatcgagatgaattttacaatttgaataact
Protein-coding sequences here:
- the LOC107963830 gene encoding CBL-interacting serine/threonine-protein kinase 10, with the protein product MENKPSVLTQRYEIGRLLGQGTFAKVYYARCIQNNMSVAIKVIDKDKVMRVGMINQIKREISVMRIARHPNIVQLYEVMATKSKIFFIMEYCKGGELFNKVANGRLKVDVARKYFIQLINAVDFCHSRGVFHRDIKPENILLDENENLKVSDFGLSALAESKRQDGLLHTTCGTPAYVAPEVINRKGYDGVAADVWSCGVVLYVLLAGYLPFHDSNLMELYRKIGKAEFRFPSWFPLEARRLVCKMLDPNPTSRISMSRIRGSAWFKKGLNVEQKKLEKENEQASPDMGPSAPCGNSNDSAETKQEPVQLRSLNAFDLICGFDLSGLFDGVSEKRETRFSSRQPASVIISKLEEAARHLRLKVKKKDAGVLKMERLKEGRKGILSIDAEIFEVTRTFHLVEIKKSNGDTLEYQQILKEEMRPALQDIVWVWQGDQQQQELQYEEQQQLQYEEQQQLHQQQNESSSTSSSSFDKYSN